Proteins from a genomic interval of Capsicum annuum cultivar UCD-10X-F1 chromosome 4, UCD10Xv1.1, whole genome shotgun sequence:
- the LOC107868441 gene encoding uncharacterized protein LOC107868441, whose amino-acid sequence MLLRSSSTPVSQTILVESKKNDFDGTSSDHYNIGKVSFHTPNHLGSFSCNSSPEKFIPKRSNNNPGRKLSPRRVQSEGNLKVFVSKCDVDDVYRKGLVYSKCDLDEVWLVSECDLDEVCRKGLVTKCDVDEVWLVSQCDLDEVYTKLVAKSDLDEVCRTGLVSKSDLDEVCRTELVSKSDLDEVCRKGLLLKSDLDEVCRTGLVSKTDLDEVCRKGLLSKSDLDEVCRKGLVSKSDLDEVYRSKVLPRSCHNQEKNIMLQTELSFSIYSNQDFEEMINDGKLVRAVTIGNEIEDLSSDDFSFGKSVMGLIKEDDDNEDCDEKEDTEFKEESKPVGPMYLAAGLGIDVNVSGIDGDVKSLTEGGLMRAGHGADAEPSSFDENGDVEEYYKSLLEEYPFNPLVLTNYAQLLQSRGDLSGAEEYYLRATLTDPKDGEILSQYARLVWQLHRDKDRALNYFERAAHAASDNSHVLAAYASFLWEIDHDDNDHTDTPRDENKETGEVAASHDMDFERDDRHTIPLLNLSAGFGIDSTCGFSRGMTLNELIAAEGYYTSMIQENPNNPLVLRNYAQFLDQCKGDLIGAEEYYSRAVLADASDGEVISQYANFIWQLHHDQNKASSYFKRAVQASPRNSDVLAAYARFLWDTNEDEDENEDEHEPSDNHIYTFPYFHGIMAAPNA is encoded by the exons ATGCTTCTGAGAAGCTCATCAACTCCTGTTTCACaaactattttggtagaaagtaaaaaaaatgactttGATGGTACCTCTTCTGATCACTATAATATTGGAAAGGTGTCATTTCACACTCCAAATCATTTGGGTTCTTTCTCATGTAACTCTTCACCTgagaaatttatcccaaaaagATCAAACAACAATCCTGGTCGAAAATTATCGCCTCGGAGAGTTCAATCAGAAGGGAACTTAAAAGTGTTTGTGTCAAAATGTGATGTTGATGATGTTTATAGAAAAGGGTTGGTGTACTCAAAATGTGATCTTGATGAAGTTTGGTTGGTGTCAGAATGTGATCTTGATGAGGTTTGTAGGAAAGGGTTGGTGACAAAATGTGATGTTGATGAGGTTTGGTTGGTGTCACAATGTGATCTTGATGAAGTTTACACTAAGTTGGTTGCAAAATCTGATCTTGATGAAGTTTGTAGGACAGGGTTAGTGTCGAAATCTGATCTTGATGAGGTTTGTAGGACAGAATTGGTGTCGAAATCTGATCTTGATGAAGTTTGTAGGAAAGGATTGCTGTTGAAATCTGATCTTGATGAAGTTTGTAGGACAGGACTGGTGTCGAAAACTGATCTTGACGAAGTTTGTAGGAAAGGATTGTTGTCGAAATCTGATCTTGATGAAGTTTGTAGGAAAGGATTGGTGTCGAAATCTGATCTTGATGAAGTTTATAGATCGAAGGTACTTCCACGATCATGTCACAACCAAGAGAAGAACATAATGTTGCAAACAGAACTATCGTTTTCTATTTATAGCAATCAAGATTTCGAGGAGATGATTAACGATGGGAAACTGGTGAGGGCTGTTACTATAGGCAACGAGATAGAAGATTTATCGAGTGATGATTTTAGCTTTGGGAAAAGCGTCATGGGACTTATCAAGGAAGACGATGATAATGAAGATTGCGATGAGAAAGAAGACACAGAATTTAAAGAAGAAAGTAAACCAGTTGGTCCAATGTACCTTGCTGCTGGACTAGGGATCGATGTTAATGTTAGTGGCATCGATGGTGATGTTAAGTCTCTCACTGAGGGCGGGCTGATGAGGGCGGGTCATGGTGCTGACGCTGAACCTTCAAGTTTTGATGAAAATGGAGATGTCGAGGAGTATTATAAGAGTTTGCTTGAAGAATATCCTTTCAATCCTTTGGTCTTGACGAATTACGCTCAACTTCTGCAG TCAAGAGGAGATCTTTCCGGGGCAGAGGAATATTACCTTCGAGCTACTCTAACAGATCCAAAAGACGGGGAGATCTTGTCGCAGTATGCTAGATTAGTGTGGCAGCTGCACCGTGATAAAGATAGAGCGTTGAACTACTTTGAACGCGCTGCTCATGCTGCTTCAGACAACAG CCATGTCCTTGCAGCGTACGCTAGTTTTCTTTGGGAGATCGATCATGATGACAACGACCACACAGATACACCACGTGATGAAAACAAG GAAACCGGAGAAGTTGCTGCATCACACGACATGGATTTTGAACGAGATGACAGACACACTATCCCTCTACTGAATCTTTCTGCCGGATTTGGGATTGACAGTACTTGCGGATTTAGTCGTGGCATGACTCTGAATGAGCTTATAGCGGCCGAGGGTTACTACACGAGTATGATTCAAGAAAATCCAAATAACCCCTTAGTTTTAAGAAACTATGCTCAGTTTCTTGATCAG TGTAAAGGAGACTTAATCGGAGCTGAAGAATACTACTCGCGTGCTGTATTAGCAGATGCTAGCGATGGAGAAGTTATTTCGCAGTACGCAAATTTTATATGGCAACTTCATCACGACCAAAATAAAGCATCGTCTTACTTCAAAAGAGCAGTTCAAGCTTCACCAAGAAACAG CGACGTACTTGCAGCGTACGCTAGATTCCTGTGGGACACGAATGAGGACGAGGACGAGAACGAGGACGAACACGAACCATCAGACAACCACATATACacatttccatattttcatgGAATTATGGCTGCTCCAAATGCTTAA
- the LOC107869900 gene encoding homeobox protein 2-like, which produces MGILKPFQLLEINVISAQDLEPMSKKMKTYAAAWVHPTRKLATGVDLEGGNNPTWNDKFVFRVDEEFLHKENSSVHIEIYSVHWFRDSLIGTVRVLVGNLIPPLRTHHRPHHHGMRFVALQVRRPSGRPQGILNIGVTLLDSSMRSMPLYRQMSSSAVAYRDLMENRDTHVSHNNDIKQNTDTNTNTNTSNSNNNNNDNDDDDNVAITSTPMLRRTKSEHSERCAFDEISNIGNGSIVGIPSKTKGKGEEKESSILSISFEPPVHMMKKNGKASSIINGAELINEKSKKESKKGKVSSVLSDSIVSKGSWSGSYDRPNNEKPKSKLKLIELEMRPKDEPKDKPKDETKSERGLDSDPPTTKAIDEQSITKPIMKNNGLHNGNEFGGPSSKGPLAESELGPSASEVAAILVEQKRYPLDDKRSSVLDGWSVDESMEGLRSKLERWRTEVPPIYDRGMGSSSYHSTGRHARRRKDGGSGLFSCFGSICGFECQCICGKPKKRSGNNKYKSPSNASRSWL; this is translated from the exons ATGGGAATCTTGAAACCGTTCCAACTCCTGGAAATAAATGTCATATCCGCGCAGGACTTAGAACCTATGTCCAAAAAAATGAAAACCTACGCGGCCGCGTGGGTCCACCCTACGCGTAAACTTGCTACGGGTGTTGACCTAGAAGGTGGTAACAACCCTACGTGGAATGACAAGTTTGTTTTTCGTGTGGACGAGGAATTTCTACATAAGGAAAATTCCTCTGTCCACATCGAAATTTATTCGGTCCATTGGTTTCGAGACTCTCTCATCGGAACGGTTCGCGTGCTCGTCGGAAACCTTATCCCTCCTCTACGAACTCACCATCGTCCTCACCATCATGGAATGCGTTTTGTTGCACTTCAG GTACGTCGTCCATCAGGGCGACCTCAAGGTATATTAAACATTGGTGTAACATTACTCGATAGCTCGATGAGAAGTATGCCATTGTATAGACAAATGAGCTCATCAGCCGTTGCATATCGCGATTTAATGGAAAATCGAGACACACATGTTTCACACAACAACGACATCAAACAGAAcactgacaccaataccaataccaacaccagcaacagcaacaacaacaacaacgataatgatgatgatgataatgttgCTATTACTTCAACACCTATGTTACGTCGAACAAAGAGTGAACATAGTGAACGTTGTGCATTCGATGAAATTTCAAACATTGGTAATGGTTCAATAGTTGGAATTCCATCGAAAACGAAAGGTAAAGGTGAAGAAAAAGAGAGTTCGATACTTAGTATTTCGTTCGAACCTCCAGTCCATATGatgaaaaaaaatggaaaagcgAGTTCGATTATAAATGGAGCTGAGTTAATAAATGAGAAATCGAAAAAAGAAAGTAAGAAAGGTAAAGTAAGTTCTGTTTTAAGTGATTCGATTGTAAGTAAAGGGTCATGGTCAGGGTCATATGATAGGCCCAATAATGAAAAGCCCAAGTCCAAACTCAAACTTATCGAGTTGGAAATGAGGCCCAAAGATGAGCCCAAAGATAAGCCCAAAGATGAGACCAAAAGTGAAAGGGGGCTTGATTCTGACCCACCAACAACTAAAGCAATTGACGAACAATCTATTACAAAGCCCATTATGAAGAATAATGGGCTTCATAATGGAAATGAGTTTGGAGGCCCAAGTTCAAAAGGCCCATTAGCTGAATCGGAACTTGGGCCTTCAGCATCTGAAGTGGCTGCTATTTTGGTTGAACAAAAAAGATATCCATTGGATGACAAAAGGAGCTCAGTATTGGATGGTTGGAGCGTAGACGAGAGCATGGAAGGACTCAGGTCCAAGCTCGAGAGGTGGAGGACCGAGGTGCCGCCGATATACGACCGAGGAATGGGCTCGAGCAGCTACCATTCGACCGGGCGCCACGCGAGAAGGCGTAAGGATGGAGGGAGTGGCCTGTTTTCTTGCTTTGGTAGTATTTGTGGGTTTGAATGTCAATGCATTTGTGGAAAGCCCAAAAAGAGAAGTGGTAATAACAAGTACAAAAGCCCATCAAATGCTAGTAGATCATGGCTTTAA